The window TAAGCATGAGATACTTAAATCAACCATGATTTCGCTGCCATCAGGAATCTCCTGTTTGAGCTTACCCTGCCAAACCCCATTTGTTTTCAATTCGTTTAAATGGATTTCTTCGTCGTTGGGTTTGGCCCAAAGGTTGCGGATGAGTACAGCGGCTATTTTTGAAACAGCATGCTCTTCTTTGGTCAGGTATAAGCTTTCGGCTGATTTATTCCAGTAAGTAATTATGCCCTTATGGTCAGTAGCATAAACTGCTTCGTTGATTTTTGAAAGGATGGCCGCATGAAAAGTATTCATGTGATCGTCATTTCGTTGATGAATCATATCCGACAGCATTCTCTCCTGACTAAATATATTTATAATCATGCTTTGCAATGTCTTGATATCAGGGTCGTTATCGTTTATTGCTTTAATATATTCGGGGTCTTTGTTCTTTAGTGCCAGCGAAATGTATCTGATGGGCAGAATGTAATACCTGTTTAAATACAATCCAATAAAAATGGTAAATACGAAAATGCTTACCATCATGCCTATCAGCAGCAAAAACTGATGACCTGATAATACCTTCATTAATTCTGGCTGTGTTTGAAGTTCTACGGTTGCTACAGCTTCATTGTCCCAGCCGTATAAAGGTAAGTCAGATGTATAAATTGATGTTTTTTTATTGATAACTGACTGGGCCGGTTGGGCTTCCTTTTTTATTTCAACCGTGCCGGGTTCATGCAATATGAGGTTTTTAGAGTATTCCTCATTTATGTACCTGCCTGCAAATAGCCAGCCTGGTGATGTTCCGGCTTTCTCCTGATTGGATAAAGCAACTTTTATTGCAGAAATGGCAAAAAGAGAATCATTGTCCCATATAAAATATCTGGTGATTTTGCCATCGCCAAGTGACTTGTGAAATATACTTGTATCTGATGGCAGTAAGTGCGTTTTCCGATGGTTATTATTGCAAAAAATTTTTGAAGGCTTGATGTTGGCATCAGTGACTATCAGAAATTGTAATCCAGTAGCATTTAGTTGATGTTGAATGCTGGTGATATCGTTTTCTTCGTTTGCGGCTTCAGACAATATCGTTTTGTTTGATGCAAATTGACAAACCGCGTGATCGGTTGAATTTTCATTAATAATGATTTGACTTTGCAACTGGTTTAACTGAGTTTCAGCATATGTTCTTTTAATCCGTTCTACGGATGCACTGAAATACAGTTGAAGAAAAATAATGAAACCTATACTTACAAACGCAATAATTGAGATAAGTACAACAATCTTGTTTCTTAGAAATTTCATAGATTCCTTTATTATTATGGGGTAGATTGGTTAGCTCAAGCCCGGTAGTAATTTCCCGGATGAAATCTTTTATGAGTTAATCTTATTTTTTATGAATTGTAACAGCTGATTTAATTCTTTTTTTTGCCAGATGCTTTTTTGTTTTTTTTAAGTTGATGTGATTTGTTTGACGAAGATTTTATTGAGTCATGATGTTTATTTTCAAAAGCTCTGATATTGTATTAAATGTAATTGTATCTTAGAGGATGGGGTTGTGACGCCTGCTATATTTTCCATTGTGTTTTTAAATTTTGTTGCTGTTTTATTATTTAATTTTGTGTGGCAGCCTGCCAGCCTGAATTCAAGCAACTGATTACATTTGATTAAATTACCTATTAATATTGAACAATCTGTTTGCTCTTTCACTTAAACAGGCACTAGAATATCCAGCTAAAAACAGGGACAATGATTTCAAAATTCAAATATATATTGAAGCTCTATTTGCTTGCTCTTATTGCGTTGTTGTTATCCTCTGATGCTTTTTCCCAGCTCAGCTCAGGAGGTACGCCATTGCTCTTTGCCAACCCTGGTTTGTTCCGGAATGAAAGTATTGTCAGGCTCGAACACCCCGACGCCCAAATGCTTGAGTTGGAAGATTATAAAAATGAATCATCTGGCTTTCCCGAAAGAATGGGCGTTACTATTCCTGTAAATCTGAACCCTTCAACTTCAGGCCAGGTTTCCAGTTTGGTTGATGGAAGTAAGATATGGACAACTGTCATTTCAGTCGAAGGAGCAGTTGGTTTGGGTTTGTATTTCAGCGATTTTAAACTTCCAGCTGGTGCCCGTTTGTTTATTTTTTCACAGGATAAAAAGCAAGTTATTGGAGCCTTTACGGAAAAGAACAATAAACCTGACGGGCTTTTTTCGACTGAAATTATTAAGGGAGAAAATATTACTCTTGAATATTTTGAACCGAATGGCTCATTTAGCTCTTCTCCTTTTACCATCAGCGAAGTGCTTTATGTTTATAAACCAATGTATTTTGCCGGCGAACGCAATTTAAAGGGTAGCAATTCAGGTTCATGTGAAGTAAACATGGCTTGTAGTGAAGGCGACAACTGGCGAAAACAGGGCAAAAGTGTTGTAAGAATTCAGATTAAAAACGGGAATGCTGCATATTGGTGCACAGGAACCATCATCAATAATACCGCAGGTGATTTTTCCCCGCTTGTTTTAACAGCCGACCATTGTGCCCGCTCCTTCTCAGAAACCTACGCCACTCCTTCTGATGTTGCCCAATGGATTTTTTACTTTTTGTATGAAACACAATCCTGCGATGATGAAACCGTAGAGGCTTCAAAAAGTCTCACAGGTGCTGTTAAACTGGCAAGTAGTTCTCCAAATGGCAACGATGGAAGTGATTTTTACCTTGTTACCTTAAATGAACCCATACCAGCCAGCTATGAGCCATTTTACGCCGGATGGAGCAGAACCGGTGAAATGAGCCCGGCCGGTGTGGGTATTCATCATCCTGCAGGCGATGTTAAGAAAATCTCAACTTATACAGCTCCTTTAACATCAAGTGAATGGGGTGACGTTGCGGGAACGCATTTCAGAGTTGTTTGGAGTGCAACGGAAAATGGCCATGGAGTTACCGAAGGTGGCTCATC is drawn from Lentimicrobiaceae bacterium and contains these coding sequences:
- a CDS encoding T9SS type A sorting domain-containing protein: MISKFKYILKLYLLALIALLLSSDAFSQLSSGGTPLLFANPGLFRNESIVRLEHPDAQMLELEDYKNESSGFPERMGVTIPVNLNPSTSGQVSSLVDGSKIWTTVISVEGAVGLGLYFSDFKLPAGARLFIFSQDKKQVIGAFTEKNNKPDGLFSTEIIKGENITLEYFEPNGSFSSSPFTISEVLYVYKPMYFAGERNLKGSNSGSCEVNMACSEGDNWRKQGKSVVRIQIKNGNAAYWCTGTIINNTAGDFSPLVLTADHCARSFSETYATPSDVAQWIFYFLYETQSCDDETVEASKSLTGAVKLASSSPNGNDGSDFYLVTLNEPIPASYEPFYAGWSRTGEMSPAGVGIHHPAGDVKKISTYTAPLTSSEWGDVAGTHFRVVWSATENGHGVTEGGSSGSPVFDNMGRLIGQLTGGESGCSNLTGPDYYGKLAFSWESNGIADSVRLKPWLDPLNTGLTSINGSFNSNMALARFKADTAIILVGTTLDFFDQSTGNPSLWNWYFEGGEPRTSNMQHPKGVAYNQTGLFDVKLKVTNAFGADSLLRENYIKVVPRIYPNPTQGEFFVMMGDESDESTRISIADTQGRIVYESPAGVPAQPFYRLNMSALKAGFYLVTIQNRFFTESARLLLVH
- a CDS encoding PAS domain-containing protein, producing the protein MKFLRNKIVVLISIIAFVSIGFIIFLQLYFSASVERIKRTYAETQLNQLQSQIIINENSTDHAVCQFASNKTILSEAANEENDITSIQHQLNATGLQFLIVTDANIKPSKIFCNNNHRKTHLLPSDTSIFHKSLGDGKITRYFIWDNDSLFAISAIKVALSNQEKAGTSPGWLFAGRYINEEYSKNLILHEPGTVEIKKEAQPAQSVINKKTSIYTSDLPLYGWDNEAVATVELQTQPELMKVLSGHQFLLLIGMMVSIFVFTIFIGLYLNRYYILPIRYISLALKNKDPEYIKAINDNDPDIKTLQSMIINIFSQERMLSDMIHQRNDDHMNTFHAAILSKINEAVYATDHKGIITYWNKSAESLYLTKEEHAVSKIAAVLIRNLWAKPNDEEIHLNELKTNGVWQGKLKQEIPDGSEIMVDLSISCLYDNYGALLGHLYIVRKGH